One genomic region from Phoenix dactylifera cultivar Barhee BC4 unplaced genomic scaffold, palm_55x_up_171113_PBpolish2nd_filt_p 000046F, whole genome shotgun sequence encodes:
- the LOC103696622 gene encoding histone-lysine N-methyltransferase CLF-like isoform X5 — MTEDQSVVGRRRIYYDRGCGEALICSDSEDDVVEDEEEKKEFGSTEDYIIRMVIQKVGLSDAVLDSLAQCLERKTDEIRARYESIIKIEKTEECVKKGEDGVDIKIADALSEKDLDAALDSFDNLFCRRCLVFDCRRHGCSQDLLFPSEKQLPWSNSDDDTPCGTHCYRVVSKSESIATMNSQMSHVFEFQAQSSGSARASLYPKKKSQGSSVGRRAKYRQSESASSNARVVSESSKSEVHPRQYIMSVKVSSHLKINKDGKYGIQKKDNKRIAEQVLLCMRKKQKKMVPSDSDKIVSGHLWPHDMKLRSNTRIAYRDSNSSSQNKIVKSPIIRSSRKKGLSQQDSIDLAYDEAQNDSTGKIVKESLATDCHESSRKEEFVDKSTCKYENTCGKSWKVIERSLFVKGLEIFGRNSCLIARNLLCGMKTCMEVFQHMNYVEDKKTYGAADGANSLVEGYAKTRSRFLRRRGRVRRLKYTWKSAGYHSIRKRITEKKDQPCRQYNPCGCQSACGKQCPCLVNGTCCEKYCRCPKICKNRFRGCHCAKSQCRSRQCPCFAADRECDPDVCRNCWIGCGDGTLGGPNQRGDNYECRNMKLLLKQQQRVLLGRSDVSGWGAFLKNSVGKHEYLGEYTGELISHREADKRGKIYDRENSSFLFNLNDQFVLDAHRKGDKLKFANHSPNPNCYAKVIMVAGDHRVGIFAKERISAGEELFYDYRYEADRAPAWARKPEASGSRKGETQPSGGRAKKLA, encoded by the exons ATGACAGAGGACCAATCCGTTGTTGGTCGCAGGAGAATTTATTATGATCGAGGTTGTGGTGAAGCTTTAATTTGCAGTGATAGTGAGGATGATGTAgttgaagatgaagaagagaagaaagagtttGGAAGTACTGAAGATTATATTATTCG GATGGTAATCCAAAAAGTTGGTTTATCTGATGCTGTGCTGGATTCATTGGCTCAGTGCCTCGAAAGGAAAACAGATGAAATCAGG GCAAGATATGAGAGCATTATAAAGATAGAGAAAACTGAGGAATGTGTTAAAAAGGGAGAAGATGGAGTTGATATTAAAATTGCAGATGCATTATCAGAAAAAGATCTGGATGCAGCATTGGATTCTTTTGATAACCTCTTTTGTAGGCGATGTCTG GTTTTTGATTGCAGACGACATGGATGTTCTCAAGATTTATTATTTCCT TCAGAAAAACAACTTCCTTGGAGCAACTCAGATGATGACACACCTTGTGGCACTCACTGCTACAGAGTC GTCTCCAAATCAGAGAGTATTGCTACAATGAATTCACAAATGTCGCATGTTTTTGAATTTCAAGCACAGTCATCCGGTAGCGCGCGAGCATCACTgtatccaaaaaagaaaagtcaAGGTTCTTCTGTAGGAAGGAGAGCAAAATATCGTCAAAGTGAAAGCGCTTCTTCTAATGCAAGAGTTGTTTCAGAGAGTAGTAAATCTGAAGTACATCCACGACAATATATCATGTCTGTTAAAGTCTCTTCGCACTTGAAAATTAACAAGGATGGAAAATATGGTATTCAAAAGAAAGACAACAAAAGAATTGCTGAGCAGGTTCTTCTATGCATGCGGAAAAAGCAGAAGAAAATGGTTCCCTCAGACTCTGATAAAATCGTTAGCGGACACCTCTGGCCACATGATATGAAGCTTAGATCAAATACACGTATTGCTTATAGGGATTCTAATTCATCCTCACAGAACAAAATTGTGAAATCTCCAATTATCAGAAGTTCCAGAAAAAAGGGACTATCACAGCAGGACAGTATTGATTTAGCTTATGATGAGGCTCAAAATGATTCTACAGGTAAGATAGTGAAGGAGTCATTGGCCACAGATTGTCATGAAAGCTCAAGAAAAGAGGAGTTTGTTGATAAGAGCACCTGCAAATATGAAAACACTTGTGGTAAATCATGGAAGGTGATTGAGCGAAGCCTTTTTGTTAAAGGTCTGGAAATTTTTGGAAGGAACAG TTGTCTTATTGCTAGAAATCTTTTATGTGGAATGAAAACATGCATGGAGGTTTTTCAACACATGAATTATGTGGAAGATAAAAAAACATATGGAGCTGCTGATGGTGCAAATTCTCTGGTTGAAGGCTATGCCAAG ACAAGATCAAGATTCTTGAGAAGACGAGGTAGAGTTCGTCGCTTAAAATACACCTGGAAATCCGCTGGTTACCATTCCATAAGAAAAAGAATTACAGAGAAAAAGGATCAGCCTTGTCGGCAGTATAATCCTTGTGGCTGCCAATCTGCTTGCGGAAAGCAGTGCCCTTGCCTCGTAAATGGAACATGCTGTGAAAAATACTGCAG GTGTCCAAAAATTTGTAAGAATCGATTTCGAGGTTGTCATTGTGCCAAGAGCCAGTGCCGAAGCCGTCAATGCCCATGCTTTGCTGCTGATAGGGAATGTGACCCCGATGTTTGCAGAAATTGCTGGATTGG ATGTGGTGATGGTACTTTAGGAGGCCCAAATCAAAGAGGAGATAATTATGAATGCCGGAATATGAAGCTTCTCCTCAAACAACAACAAAGG GTCTTACTTGGAAGATCTGATGTTTCTGGCTGGGGAGCTTTCCTTAAG AATAGTGTTGGTAAACATGAATACCTCGGGGAATACACTGGAGAACTAATTTCTCATCGAGAAGCAGATAAGCGTGGAAAGATTTATGATCGTGAAAATTCATCATTTCTTTTCAACCTCAATGATCAG TTTGTTCTTGATGCACATCGGAAGGGAGATAAGTTGAAGTTTGCCAACCATTCCCCTAATCCAAATTGCTATGCGAAGGTCATCATGGTAGCAGGTGATCATAGGGTAGGCATATTTGCCAAAGAACGGATAAGTGCAGGAGAGGAACTCTTTTATGACTATCGTTACGAGGCAGACCGTGCACCTGCTTGGGCTCGAAAACCTGAAGCCTCAGGGTCAAGGAAgggcgaaacacagccttctggcGGTCGAGCCAAAAAGCTTGCATAA